In the Pedobacter cryoconitis genome, TTAAATATGGTGGAGAATGAAAAAATTGAGATCAGGGATTTACCTTATAATCCTTATGAATATAACCGCAGGGTGACTTTACCAGTGCAGCACATTGGGGGACACCATCATCCGGTAGTGATGCTGGATGTGTCTTCGAAAAATTTAAAAGATCCTTATTTCCTAACCGAAGTTGGCTACAAATACAGCGCAGGGCTGGATAAATATAATATGGCCGATCAGGCCTGTGATCTTGTTTATTTAGGGGATGAACTACCTTCTTTTTCTTTCCCGGGGAATTTACGTCAGATTTATAATTACAGCACCTGGTTAACACTGAAGGATAAAAGCAATTGTCACCCGTTGATTAAACTGGAAAATTATGCAGCGGTGGTTCAGAGAGATCCTATACTGAACCTCGTTATTGTCAATGCAAAGAACTATAGTAAAGCATTGCTACCTCTATTGGATAAAACAGTGGTGCTGGTACTGGAAACTTCTGCTGAGCAAGGAACAATAGAACAAAGAGCCTTTTTTATTGACCTGCTGAAGAGCGGTAATCAGATTCCGGTTATTATAAAGAGATCTTATGCTGCAATTAGTGCGGATGATCTGCAGTTATATGCGGCGACTGATTTAGGCGCCTTGTTTACGGATGGTCTTGGGGATGGGGTTTGGATTGATGCTCCTGAAGCAGTAGGGCTTCCGGTTATGAACTCTACAAGTTTTGGAATTCTTCAGGCTACCCGGACGAGGATTTCTAAAACAGAATACATTTCTTGTCCAAGTTGTGGCAGAACATTGTTCGATTTACAGGAAACTACCCAGTTGATCCGTTCCAGAACTGATCATTTGAAAGGGATCAAAATTGGGATTATGGGCTGTATTGTGAACGGACCTGGTGAAATGGCAGATGCTGATTATGGGTATGTAGGTACGGGCCCCGGTAAAATTACTTTATACCGTGGTAAAGAAGTCGTGAAAAAAAATGTGAATTCTGCCAAAGCGCTCGATGATCTGATAGACCTGATCAAAGAGGATGGCAATTGGACAGAAGGGAAATAAAACTTTATAATAAAGTATGCAGATGCCAGCTTGTATTAATTTATAGGCTGGCATTTTTGATAAAGGCAAGTGTTTTTTTACACACTTCAAGCAATTGAGCAGGTAGTTCGGTTGCTGTGTAAGGATGCGAAGCTCCAAAAACATGATTAGCGCCTTTGATTTTCTGCAATTGAGCTTTCGGCTGTGCTTGTGCGAGTTCTTGTGCTACACTGAATTTTACATTTACATCTTCATCGCCATGCAAAATTAACCAGGGTATTTTAATTTTTGCAGCAGCATGCAGCAAGTCAAATTCTTTTTTATGTGCATTAAAATCTTCGAGCAATGTACTGTTCAAAGGCATTTTCTCTTTTGTTCTGGCATTTTCTACAAAGATTCTTCCTGTAGATAACCATTCTTTCTCTTGCTCTTTTTTCCATAAGGAATTAAAATCTGAGATAGCAGACCAGGTAATTATTTTGTTGATGCGTTCATCGGCTGCGCCTTTTAAAATAACTAAAGCACCACCACGGCTATGTCCAATGACATAAACAGGGTTGAGCGGGTAAGTATGTGCAATGTAGTTAAGAGCCGTATCTACATCTTTAAGCTCCATACTCACCGTGTTTGCAGCAAAAGCTTCTGAATCAGTAACATCATCAGGTTTTTGTTCGGTTACACCACTATGGCTCAGGTTAAATTTGAAATAACGGTATCCATTGGAGGCAAAATAGGAAGCTACCAGGTTATGGGCGCCCCAATCTTTAAATCCTTTGAAGCCATGTACGAATAAAATGCAAGGCTGATTTGTCTGATTATCGTCATAGGTAAGGTCGCCTGAAATGGTTTTATCTTTGGATCCGGACAGAATAAAGTGCTCTTTTTTAATCATAACTTTCTTTTATAGCGTGTTAGCTTATTAACAAACATAATGATCTCTTGTTTTTTTCTGAAAATGTTTAATTTAAAATCTTTCTAAATTGATCTTAATTACAGCATAATGACAGACGCTAAGGGAGGTCTTATTACTTTTGTTTCCACTATATAAACACAACACAAACCCAAATTGGAATATTTAAAGATACTTGCTTTCACTCATAAACAAATTGACTTAAAGTCTTTAGGGAAATTAGTTATCTGTGAGCAGACACTGGACGACAGACTGAAGAATATTCAAAATGAACTGGATGTAAAAGAAATCTTTTATATCGGTACGTGTAACCGCGTTGAGTTTGTTTTTACCACTGCTCACGAATTGGACCGTGAATTTATCCTTCGTTTCCTGACTGTGCTTGACATGGGATTACCGGAAGCATATATGGATAAGTTTCTGGAAAGTGTTTCTGTTTATGAACAAGTGGAAGCTTTCAACCATTTATTACGTACTTCCTGCTCATTGGAAAGTTTAGTGGTTGGTGAAAAAGAAATCCTTGCCCAGGTACGCCGGGCTTATGAAGCATGCCGTG is a window encoding:
- the ispG gene encoding (E)-4-hydroxy-3-methylbut-2-enyl-diphosphate synthase, giving the protein MENVAAQKELAGGYCNQLNQYSRFLTREVSIGDIPMGGLNPIRIQSMTTTDTMDTLGTVEQTIRMVESGCEYVRITAPSMKEAENLANIKKELRFRGYNVPLVADIHFTPNAAEAAARIVEKVRVNPGNYADKKRFENIEYTQLAYQAELERIYKKFSPLVKICKEYGTAMRIGTNHGSLSDRIMSQYGDTPRGMVESAMEFMRICEDLNYYNLVISMKASNTQVMVQAYRLLVETMVKEGMNYPLHLGVTEAGDGEDGRIKSAVGIGTLLEDGLGDTIRVSLTEDPEFEAPVAKALANRYVNRALNMVENEKIEIRDLPYNPYEYNRRVTLPVQHIGGHHHPVVMLDVSSKNLKDPYFLTEVGYKYSAGLDKYNMADQACDLVYLGDELPSFSFPGNLRQIYNYSTWLTLKDKSNCHPLIKLENYAAVVQRDPILNLVIVNAKNYSKALLPLLDKTVVLVLETSAEQGTIEQRAFFIDLLKSGNQIPVIIKRSYAAISADDLQLYAATDLGALFTDGLGDGVWIDAPEAVGLPVMNSTSFGILQATRTRISKTEYISCPSCGRTLFDLQETTQLIRSRTDHLKGIKIGIMGCIVNGPGEMADADYGYVGTGPGKITLYRGKEVVKKNVNSAKALDDLIDLIKEDGNWTEGK
- a CDS encoding alpha/beta hydrolase family protein, producing MIKKEHFILSGSKDKTISGDLTYDDNQTNQPCILFVHGFKGFKDWGAHNLVASYFASNGYRYFKFNLSHSGVTEQKPDDVTDSEAFAANTVSMELKDVDTALNYIAHTYPLNPVYVIGHSRGGALVILKGAADERINKIITWSAISDFNSLWKKEQEKEWLSTGRIFVENARTKEKMPLNSTLLEDFNAHKKEFDLLHAAAKIKIPWLILHGDEDVNVKFSVAQELAQAQPKAQLQKIKGANHVFGASHPYTATELPAQLLEVCKKTLAFIKNASL